In the Candidatus Lernaella stagnicola genome, one interval contains:
- a CDS encoding DUF4185 domain-containing protein: MRFGALFPIILGLVFLCLAVACSGDDDDDDDDTGLPGDDDDDDNDDNDDDNDDNDDDDNNNDNDDNDDDDFSPPPSVPILNVLAEDAVTYMGPPVVFNSSCGDLWPTAWADDGNLYAANGDGFGFGWVWADMKVSRLWGEPPDMEGEQIEQAWGQHLGRLWPPQGWKVSHKPTGITCVDGRLYLFYQNLKNFLSDNEFGDAPAASISWSDDYGRTWDWDDTAPMFHDHVFTTGMFLDYGRCNQYAMDEYVYVYGLDYNWRYSEGYRSTKMYLARVLADRIPERDQWEFFTGLDGGQPTWSYDIEQKAPVLQDETEYAGLTGVSQGSIVYIPALNRYLYSTWSDSAWIFHEAEFPWGPWTRCGIKPWHEQPGSEDWMGGYATVIPSRYLDADGRGGWLVSSLLDLYENRYYRYGMRRFEIEIE, from the coding sequence ATGCGGTTTGGGGCGCTGTTCCCGATCATATTGGGTTTGGTTTTTCTATGCCTCGCCGTTGCTTGCAGCGGCGACGACGATGACGATGACGACGACACCGGCTTGCCCGGTGATGACGACGACGACGACAATGACGATAACGACGACGATAATGACGACAACGACGACGACGATAACAACAACGATAACGACGACAATGACGACGACGATTTCAGCCCGCCGCCCTCGGTACCTATCCTGAATGTGCTCGCCGAAGACGCCGTGACCTATATGGGGCCGCCGGTTGTTTTCAACTCTTCCTGCGGCGACCTGTGGCCGACGGCATGGGCCGACGACGGCAACCTCTACGCCGCTAATGGCGACGGCTTCGGCTTCGGTTGGGTTTGGGCGGATATGAAGGTCAGCCGCTTATGGGGCGAACCGCCGGACATGGAAGGGGAACAGATCGAGCAGGCTTGGGGGCAACACCTGGGCCGCTTGTGGCCGCCGCAGGGCTGGAAGGTCTCGCATAAGCCGACGGGCATCACCTGCGTCGATGGTCGACTGTATCTGTTTTATCAGAACTTGAAGAACTTCCTTTCCGACAACGAATTTGGCGATGCGCCGGCCGCTTCGATCTCGTGGTCCGACGATTACGGGCGCACGTGGGACTGGGACGATACGGCCCCGATGTTCCACGACCACGTTTTCACCACGGGGATGTTCCTCGACTACGGCCGCTGCAACCAATACGCCATGGATGAGTACGTTTATGTGTACGGACTCGACTACAACTGGCGCTACTCGGAAGGGTATCGCTCGACGAAGATGTACCTGGCGCGCGTGCTCGCCGACCGCATCCCCGAACGCGACCAATGGGAGTTCTTCACCGGCCTGGACGGCGGGCAGCCGACGTGGTCCTACGACATCGAGCAGAAGGCACCGGTGCTGCAGGATGAAACCGAGTATGCCGGTTTGACCGGCGTGTCCCAGGGCTCGATCGTCTACATTCCGGCGTTGAACCGATATTTGTATTCGACGTGGTCGGATTCGGCCTGGATTTTCCACGAGGCCGAGTTCCCGTGGGGGCCGTGGACTCGCTGCGGCATCAAGCCTTGGCACGAACAGCCCGGATCGGAAGATTGGATGGGGGGCTACGCCACGGTCATTCCGTCACGCTATTTGGATGCCGACGGGCGCGGCGGTTGGCTGGTGTCCTCGCTTCTGGACCTCTACGAAAACCGCTACTACCGCTACGGCATGCGGCGTTTTGAGATCGAAATCGAGTAA
- a CDS encoding YcxB family protein: MNITYSFDVSDVSALSRRIAVSSSRYRWARRAVLLIGAAVVFSAAWPGEESQAPFWAYMVVGVFGIAIWAVLLWLLTRFLSPLLNRFLFRKAENPMFGQPVTLTLAGDYFTIESPHSSGKTKWSLVHRFDVTSTHAFLFVGSFQAYVIPRAKVVSGDFDAFTAEATRLWKLYTSRN; encoded by the coding sequence ATGAATATTACGTACTCGTTCGATGTGAGCGATGTGTCCGCGCTGTCCAGACGAATCGCCGTCTCGTCGTCTCGATATCGTTGGGCGCGTCGCGCTGTGCTGCTGATTGGCGCCGCGGTCGTGTTTTCGGCCGCCTGGCCCGGCGAAGAATCCCAGGCACCATTTTGGGCCTATATGGTCGTGGGCGTGTTCGGGATTGCGATCTGGGCCGTGTTGCTTTGGCTACTAACACGGTTTTTGTCCCCCCTTCTGAATCGCTTTTTGTTTCGCAAAGCGGAAAACCCGATGTTCGGCCAACCGGTAACTCTCACCTTGGCCGGCGACTACTTTACGATCGAAAGCCCCCATTCGAGCGGAAAAACCAAATGGAGTTTGGTCCATCGATTCGACGTTACTTCGACGCATGCCTTTCTTTTCGTGGGCTCGTTTCAAGCGTACGTGATCCCGCGCGCGAAGGTCGTTTCGGGCGATTTCGACGCCTTTACGGCCGAAGCCACGCGCCTCTGGAAACTCTACACCAGCCGTAATTAG